Part of the Maridesulfovibrio sp. genome, CTCGACGCTGTTCCGAATGCAGAAGGCACAATATCCATAATTGCCGAAGGAACCGAACACGGAGTTTGGCTAAGTGTCTGCGACAACGGACCGGGTATGCCCGAAGATATCCGTAAACACGCCCTTGAACCGTTTTTCACCGACAAGCCCAAAGGAACCGGTTTAGGGCTTGCTATAGTCAACACAATCATGCGCGGCCATAACGGCCGGGTAACCATTTCAGCACCGAATATGCCCGGTCCTCTGGACGGGACTTGCGTAATGCTGTTCTTCCCGGCACCGCGTGATGAAGGATCAGAATAATGAATGCCACAGGAAAAAATGTACTCATAGTTGACGATGAGCCGTCACTGCGGCTGCTCATCCGGGCAGTACTGGAAAGTGACGGCTGGAATGTGCATGAAGCCCAATCCGGTGAACAGGCCCTTGAAATACTTCCCGGCCTGACCTTAAATGCAGCCCTGATCGACATGCGCATGGAAGGCATGGACGGTATGGCCCTGCTCAAGGAACTGAACACCATCATGCCCGGCCTGCCGGTTATCATGCTCACCGCCTACGGCAACGTGAACTCGGCAGTTGTTGCCATGAAACACGGCGCCTTCGACTACCTGACCAAGCCAGCAGATAACGAAGAGCTCAAGGCAGTTCTGGCCAAAGCACTTGATTACTCCAGACTGGTGGATGAGAACGAAAAGCTCAAATCCGCTGCCGGGGCCACCGAACAAATGATCGGCAGCTCACAGGGCATGCTTCACGTAAAAGATCTCATCGAACAGGCCGGACCTTCAGAAGCAACCATCCTAGTACTGGGAGAATCCGGCACAGGTAAGGAACTGGTTGCCGAAGGATTGCACCGGGCCAGCCAGCGCGCAGACAAGCCGCTGATCAAGGTCAACTGTGCAGCCCTGCCTGCAGACCTGCTGGAGAGTGAACTTTTCGGTTATATGAAAGGAGCCTTCACCGGAGCCAATGCCAATAAACCAGGACGTTTTCAGCTAGCTTCCGGCGGAACCCTGTTCCTTGATGAAATCGGGGAAATGGACCCTGTACTGCAGGCTAAAATTTTGCGGGCTTTGCAGGAAAAGGTAGTTGAACCGCTGGGCAGTGTTTCCCCGGTGGAGACCGATGTACGTATTATTGCAGCTACCAACCGCGACCTGAAACAGGAAGTGGGAAAAGGCAATTTCCGCGAAGACCTATACTACCGTCTAAGCGTCCTTGAAATTCGCATTCCACCGCTTAGAGAACGTGTTGGAGACCTGCCTTCACTGGTAGCTTATCTGCTGGAGAAGCTGGGCCGTAAGAATAATAAAAAAGTACGTTCAGTCAGCCCTTCCTTTCTGGATGCGCTCGGTCGTTACGACTGGCCCGGAAACGTCCGTGAACTGGAAAACGTGCTGGAACGGGCCATTATCTTAAGCCGCAGTGAAGTACTGGGGCCGGAGCTACTTCCTCCGCAGGTTATTAACCCCGCCCCGAAGCAGCCGTCACCGGAACCTGCTCCCCACGCACAACCGGCTCAGCAACCGCAGCAAACTGCCCCGGCTCCGGCTACCGGCACTCCCACCCTTGATGATGCGGAACGCCAAGCCCTGATAGCTGCTCTTGAAGCCAACCAGCACCACCGCGAAAGAACCGCTGATGCCCTTGGAATCAGCCGCAGGACACTGCAGTACAAACTGAAAAAATACGGTTTGACCCGCAGGTAACAGAATAATTATTACACATTCTTTAAGCCCGGAAATTTATATTTCCGGGCTTTTTTTAATTATGGCAATTAGCCATGATTATCCCCGCTCTCATGCCTTTTGCCCCGACAATACATTCTTAGCTCTGCACAACTCCTCCTCATTGCTAAATAGATCAAATAACCATGACTTACACACAAAATTCAATCTTATTTGACATAGGCTCATATTTTATCTAACCTTAAAATTCGAGCTTCATAATTTTTGAACTTGAAACAAACACGCCTTGATCTATTTTAACCAAGCTGTGACATTCGGCAAATGTGAGCTTTTACTTCGCCTAAATTCAGATTGTACAAAATGCACTTTGGCATAGTAAAAACAATACTTTTCAAAAACAACATTAAACACAACTACAACATACGCACACTGCATAGAAAAATGCATTCTAAACAAGATTACTACATCAAACCGACCGGCACGCCCGTTCAGGAAATCAATCCCAATTCCGCACCGGAAAAAATTCCCCTCCGCTCCTCTTCTCTGACCGACACAACTTCCAATTAATTTTTACTGCTTCCATTGGACTGGAGAGCAGTGTTTAGTTTTACTTAACGGAGAAGACATGGAAAAAATCAGAGTCGAAAACCTCTATAAAATCTTTGGCAATACCCCGAAAAAAATTATCCCTATGCTTGAGCTGGGTGCCACCAAAGATGAAATTATGGAAAAAACAAAACACGGTGTAGGCGTAAACAACGCCTCATTCAGTGTTGAAGAAGGTGAAATTGTTGTGGTCATGGGCCTTTCCGGCAGCGGAAAGTCCACCCTTGTCCGCTGCATCAACAGACTAATTGACCCCACAGGCGGAAAGATATTCATCGACGGGGAAGACATCACCACCCTGAACAAGAACAAACTACGCAAAGTGCGCTTGGAAAAACTTGGGATGGTTTTCCAGAACTTCGCCCTTTTCCCGCACCGCACTGTCCTGAAAAACACTGAATACGGACTGGAAATAGCCCATACCGACCCCGAAACCCGCAAGCAGAAGGCCATGGAGGCTCTTGAACTGGTGGGACTAGGCGGTTGGGAAGACTCTTATCCCGACCAGCTTTCCGGCGGCATGCGCCAGAGAGTTGGACTGGCCCGCGCACTGGCCCTCGATCCGGACATCCTGCTCATGGATGAGGCTTTCAGTGCCCTTGACCCGCTCATCCGCCGCGACATGCAGGATGAACTGATCAATCTGCAGGAGAGCATGCACAAGACAATTGTCTTCATCAGCCATGACCTTGATGAAGCCCTCAAACTCGGCGACCGGATTGTGCTCATGAAAGACGGTGAAATAGTACAGGTCGGCACCCCCGAGGAAATCCTCACTGAACCGGCAACGGAATACGTACGCCGCTTTGTGGAGGACGTTGACATAACAAAAGTCCTTACCGCCGAGTCTGTCATGAAAAAGATTGATGCCGTGGCCTACCTTAAAACCGACGGTCCCCGAGCCTCACTGCGTAAAATGCGCAAAAACAATATCTCCAACCTCTTTGTCCTCGATGAAAAACACAGGTTGATCGGCATGCTGAATGCTTCTGACTGCGCCAAGCTTGTGGAAGAAGGAGGCAAGGATATCAGGGCGATCATGCACAACGACCTGCAGGCAGTGGATCTGGACTGCCCGGCTCAGGAGTTATTCAACATCATGCAGGACAGGACGCTTCCCCTGCCGGTCATCAGTTCAGAAAACAAGCTGAAAGGTGTCATTGTCCGCGGCACACTCATCGGCGCTCTTGCTGAAAGAGGAGGCAATTAGAATGAATGTCCCACGCATTCCCATAGGGGAAGTAATCGAATCATCAATTGATTTTCTGGTGGAACATTTTTCATTCGCCACCAAAGCTTTTTCCGCAGTACTTGAAGCCGGACTGGATGTGGTCGAAGGGGCCATGAAAGCCTGCCCGCCATGGCTGTTCATTTTCATTGTGGCAGTCATCACCCTACGGCTGACCAAAAGCAAAAGAACCACATTATTTTCCATCGCCGGCCTGCTGCTGATTTGGAATATCGGCTTATGGAAAGCCACAGTCAGCACCATCGCACTGGTCATTGTTTCAACCCTGCTGGCACTGATGTTCGGCATCCCCATCGGCATTCTGGCAGCCATGAACAAGCATGTGAATAAAATTGTCATGCCTGTGCTGGATGTCATGCAGACCATGCCCGCTTTTGTATACCTGATCCCGGCCATCCCTTTTTTCGGGCTGGGCAAGGTTGCGGCAATATTTTCAACAATCATCTTTGCCATGCCGCCGTCCATCAGGCTGACCTGCCTCGGTATCAAGCAGGTTCCGGAAGAACTGGTGGAGTGTGCCGAGGCTTTCGGCTCCAACCGCTGGCAGAGACTTTTTAAACTCGAACTTCCCATTGCCACTCCGACCATTATGGCCGGAGTCAACCAGACCGTCATGCTGGCTCTCTCCATGGTTGTTATCGCAGCCATGATCGGAGCCAAGGGGCTTGGCGGAGAAGTCTGGAAAGCAATTCAGAGACTGCAGATGGGCAAAGGATTCGAGGCAGGAATAGGGATTGTTATCGTGGCCATGATTATGGACCGCGTACTTCAAAACATTGGGTCCGGCAAAAAGAAATAGCCGGAGCCGAAACAGAATCGGGAGACTACAATGAAAAAGGTTCTAACTTTAATTATTGCGACCCTGCTTGTTGCGGCTTTTGCCGTACCCTCTTTTGCAGGTGACAAAAAGAAAGTTAAACTGGCTTATGTGGAGTGGGATTGCGCAACAGCAACCACCAACGTGCTTAAAGCCGTTATTGAAGAACGTATGGGTTATGAATGCGAGATCATCCCTGTTGCTGCTGCAGCCATGTGGCAGGCAGTCGGAACCGGCGATGTGGACGGACTGGCCACTGCATGGCTTCCCATTACCCACGCCGACTACCTGAAACGAGTTAAGGATAAGGTCGTCGACCTCGGACCTATTGTTTCCGGCGCCAAGCTGGGCTGGGCTGTTCCTTCATACGTAACAGTGGAGTCCATTGCCAATCTCAACAAGTATGCAGATAAATTTGACGACAAAATCATCGGCATAGACCCCGGTGCAGGACTGATGCGTCTTTCCGAAGAAGCTGTTGAGAAATACGGCCTCGACAAATTTGAACTCATGGAAGGTTCCGGAGCAACCATGACTGCTGCTTTGAGCGATGCCATCAAAAACAAAGAATGGATTGTTGTCACCGCATGGTCACCGCATTGGATGTTCGGCCGCTGGGACCTCAAATATCTCGAAGATCCCAAAAAAGTTCTCGGCGAATCCGAAACCATCAACACCATCGTCCGCAAAGGCCTAGATAAAGACATGCCTGAAGTTTACGCTTTCCTTGACAAATTTGCATGGAAAGACGCTAACCAGCTCCAGATGGTAATGGCCTGGAATCAGGAAAAGGGTGCAGATCCTTACGAAAACGCCAAGCGTTTCATCAAGGAAAACAAGGCACAGGTTGATTCCTGGCTGAAATAAACAACAGAACTGAACACATCCATTTAAGCCCCGACAGACTCATATCTGCCGGGGCTTATTATTTTTTTTGCAGAAAGCTTTCCCTCAAGCCTCTTTTAATATATTATTAAATTAAGAAATTTAAAGAAATACAAGGCGGTTGACCATGACTGAACATACTCCCATTCCTGAAGAGATCATGCATAAAGCAACTGCATTGATGGAATACCGCTTTACCAACACAGACCGCGAACAACCGGTACTTGCAACCCTTTTCGAACTGGGGGTCGCCCACGTTGCTCAGGATCTTCTGGAACATCCTGAGCTGTACAAGGAGCAGGCAGCTCTGCCTATGCCCAAAGAAAAGTTCGCTACGGCAGACCCGCTCTCACTCCTTCGCAGCGAGATTAAACTGCCGTCCCTGCCGCAGGTTTTCATTGAAATGCGTCAGGTAATCAATGACCCTTCAAGTTCCGCTTCCGATCTTGCCAGAGTTATCTCACGGGATACGGCTCTTTCAGCTTTCCTCCTGCGCATGGTAAACAGCGCATTTTACAGCTTCCCTGCCCAGATCGACACCATATCACGGGCTGTAGCAGTTATCGGTACCCAGCAGCTTTCAACCCTCGCACTGGGGACATCGGTCATGGACATGTTCAAGGGACTGCCTGCAGACATCATTGATCTGGGTCTTTTCTGGCGTCACAGCTTTGCATGCGGAATCATCGCCAGCCAGCTTTCCAAGACTTTCAAGCAAGGAACCCCGGAGAAATGCTTTGTAGCCGGGCTGCTGCATGACATAGGACGTCCCGTGTTGATGATGGCCCTGCCGGACCGGGCCATTGCTGCCACAGCGATCTCCCGCAACAAAAAGGCTCTAATGTTCAAGGCAGAACAGGTTGTAACCGGATTTGACCACGCAGAACTCGGCGGTATGCTGCTGCGCAAGTGGAACCTGCCATTCTCACTGGTCAATGCTGTGCTCAATCATCACAACCCTGCCAAGGCATCCAAATCACCGGAAGCTCTATACGTTTACTTCGCAAACATCATTGCCAAAACCATGGGCATAGGAGGTAGCGGCGATTTCTTTATCCGCAATGTAAATAACGAAAGATGGGAAAAACACGGACTTACTCCCGAAAAACTGCGTCGACTTGACGCGGAACTGGGACCGATTCTTGATGATGCTTTTTCCATTCTTAAAAATATGGCTGCATAACCTGATTAATATGTAATAAAAGGCACTTAGTCATACAAACACCAGTGTATGGATCATAGCAAGACAAGAAAAACAAGTGCTCACGGGTTTGACAAGGCCGTTTAAAGAAAGTACTTGAGCGGGCATATCAAATGGAGGATTTACCATGCACGATAAAGTCGAAGCCGCTCTTGACAAGGTCAGACCCCTTCTTCAGGCTGACGGCGGTAACGTAGAACTCGTAGAGGTAACAGATAAAGGCATCGCCAAAGTTCGCTTACAGGGTGCCTGTAAGGGATGTCCCATGTCTCAGATCACCTTGAGAAACGCCATCGAGCGTACCCTGCTCAAGGAAATTCCCGAACTCAAAGGCGTCGAGCCTGCCGAATAAAATTTTTTCCGGCCGGGGCATGCTCCGGCCGGTTGGCAAATCTCATTTTTGAACAACACAAGTTCAATCAAGATACCGCCCCTGATGGCGGATTTTTTAGTTTTCAGGAGACAACCACCATGGCTAAGACCGTAACCAGATTTGCACCAAGTCCTACCGGACACCTGCACATCGGCGGCGCACGCACCGCACTTTTTGCATGGCTTCTTGCCAAACACGACGGCGGAGACTTTGTGCTGCGCATTGAAGACACTGACCGCGAACGCTCCAAACAGGAATACACCGATGCCATTCTTGATTCCATGAAATGGCTGGGCATGGACTGGAACGGCGAGCCCGTATACCAGAGCGACCGCTTCGATCTCTACAACGGCTACATCGACCAGCTGCTTGAAGAAGGCAAAGCCTACTGGTGTGAGTGTACTCCCGAACAGGTTGACGCCATGCGTGAAAAAGCCATGAAGGAAAAACGTAAACCCAAATACGACGGTTCCTGCCGTGAAAAAAATCTCGGCCCCGGCGAAAACAGGGTTGTACGTTTCAAGGCTCCTCTTGAAGGCCGCACAAATTTCACTGACATGATCAAAGGCCCCATCAGCGTTGAAAATGCTGAAATGGACGACATGATCCTGCGCCGCAGTGACGGTTCCCCCACCTACAACCTCGCTGTTGTAGTGGATGACCACACCATGGGCGTTACCAGCGTCCTGCGCGGTGATGACCACGTAAACAACACTCCGCGCCAGATCCTGCTTTACCAAGCTCTGGGCTGGGATATTCCCAAGTTCGGCCACGTACCCATGATCCTTGGTCCGGACAAGAAAAAACTTTCCAAACGTCACGGCGCACTTTCCGTAATGGAATACGAAAAAATGGGCTACCTGCCCGAAGCAGTAGTTAACTACCTTGTACGCCTCGGCTGGTCCCACGGCGATCAGGAAATCTTCTCCCGTGAAGAACTGATAGAGCTTTTCAACACCGACAACCTCGGTAATTCCCCCTCCGTTTTCGACACCAAGAAATTGGATTGGGTCAACAGCGAATACATCAAAACCAAGGCTCCGGCTGATCTCATCCCCAGCATGCGCACCTTCCTGCCCGAAGGCGTGGAAGCTGAAGATGCATACCTTGAAAAGATCATCCCCCTGCTCCAGCCCCGCTCCACCAACTACAAGGAAATGGCCGACATGTGCGACTTCTTCCTCGTGGACAGTGCAGCACTGGAATATGATGAAGCAGCTGTAGAAAAGGTATTCAATGCCGAAGCGTTGGAAATTCTCAAGGAACTTACCGCACGCATTGAAGCTGACGCAGAATTCAGCCACGATTCTCTCGAAGCTGTCTGCAAAGGCTTCCTTGAAGAGAAAGAACTCAAATTCAAGGCTATCGGACAGCCAGTACGTCTCGCTCTCTGCGGCCGTACCCAGTCCCCCGGCGGCCTTTACGAGCTCATGCTTGTGCTCGGCAAAGATGAAACCATCGCCCGCATGAAACGCGCTGTCTCTTTGGTTTAAAACAGCTTTAGCTGTCGCCCCAAGTAACAAAAAAAACTCCGAACATCTTGCGATGTACGGAGTTTTTTTTGTTACTTGGAGAAATTCAATTCACATGATCCGGAGGGAAATACTTATCGAGGAGTTTCAACCACTCTCCTTCCATTTTCAACTCATCAAAAGCAGCCTGCCACTTCCTGACCACCTCGTCTGAAGTATCATGTGCAAAGGCTATATAACTTGAAGTAAAAAAGATTGGCGGCCCGACCCGTTTCAGCAGACTTAAATCCAACTCAGGATTACGTTCAAAAAAATAAGAAATAGCCTTGCGGCCCATGGGAACCAGATCAGCCCTTCCTCTAAGCAACTTCAGGAAATCGCACTTCTGGGATGCACTCACATCAAGGTTTGTGTACCCCATACTGACTAGATTATGATGAAAAACATCATCTCTTGTTACTGCTATATTGCCGACTTTTTTAGCATCCCCAAGCTCTTTTAGGTCAATTCCACTTTTTTTAGTCGTATAAAAATATACATCATCCCAAAAAATGGGGCCCACAAATTTAAACATTCCCGAACGCTCAGCAGTCATGCACATGGGAAACAGGGCATCCCCATCCCCAACCTGCAACATCTTATATCCACGAGCCCACGGATAAAAAGTAACGTCACTGGATTCACCATCCAGCTTCTCCTGAATCTTTTGGACCAGATCGATAAAGAGTCCTTGTGGCTTGCCTTCCTGCCTGTAACTGTATGGAGGATACTCCTCGGCCATCAACTTCAATTTAGAAGCATCGGCTTTGACAGAAACAAGAGACAAGATGAAAGCCAAAGCGATTATTCGAAAAGCAGTAATCATCTTGCTACCTAGCCACAAACACAAAACAAAAGCAATCAGAAGCAGAGGACAGGAGCAATACAATTATTCATAGCTGCAGTTCGTGAGTAAACACACACTTAAATGGAAACTATTGCTATTTCCCTACGATTGCTTCTACCATTACAGACAATTATTACACCATAACCGGAGTTCACATATGTCCGCCTTTGAAATTCCCTCCCATCATCTCCCGGCATTCACCTTCAACTCCCGTCGCTCTCCGGTATATGCCACCAAAGGAATGGTTGCTTCCAGCCAGCCACTTGCCACTGAAGCCGGGCTGGAAATACTTCGTAAAGGCGGCAACGCTGCCGATGCTGCAATTGCAGTCGCTGCCGCCCTTGCTGTTGCTGAGCCGTGCAGCACCGGTTTAGGAGGTGATGCGTTTGCCCTCTTCTATTCTGCTGCAGCAAAAAATGTGTTCGCCTTGAACGGATCCGGTAAATCTGCACAAGATATTTCCCTTGAAAAAGTAACCGCCATGGGTATTTCCGATGAATTGCCTATGCTCCACGCCATGACTGTTAATGTTCCCGGCGCGCTGGGACTCTGGGCTGATCTGGTGGAACAGCACGGAACTCTGGAACTTTCCGAGATCCTCGCCCCGGCAATTCGTTATGCCATGCAAGGCTTCCCAGTCAGCCCGGTAACGGCCCAACTTTGGAGCGAAGGTGCTGAAATCCTGCAGAGCACTCCCGGCGGCGACCAATTGCTATTAAAAGGCAAAGCTCCACGCTGCGGTGAAATCATGCTTAACCGCAATCTGGGAATGCTCCTTGCCCGTCTGGCGGATCATTCGCCGTCCGGAGCAAAACAACTTTTCTACACGGGTGATATTGCGGAAAAAATAGTCAAAATTGTCCGCGACAACGGAGGTTTCCTTTCTGAAGGAGATATGGCTTCGCACTCCAGCCTGTTTCAAGAATCCATCAGCGTAAATTACCGGGGATATGAAATCCACGAATGTCCGCCCAACGGTCAGGGATTAGCAGCCCTGCTGGCCTTAAACACACTTGCAGACATTGATGTCGCCGGGCTGGGTGCACCAGACTCTCCGGAACGCTTGCACCATCTCATTGAGGCTATGCGGCTGGCCTTTGCAGATGCACGTCTGCACGTTGCCGATCCCCATCACTATTCAACACCTCTAGAAGAACTGCTCTCCCCCTCTTACGGCGCAAAACGGGCAGCTCAAATATTCCCGGGCCGCGCTAAGCTGGACAACACCAGCGGAGTCCCGGTCAATTCATCTGACACTGTCTATTTCTGCGTAGTGGATAAGGATGGTAACGGCTGCTCTATGGTTAACTCCAACTACCTTGGATTCGGAACCGGAATCGTTCCCCAAGGACTCGGATTCTCCCTGCAAAACAGGGGACACAACTTCTCTCTCGATTCAGACCATCCCAACGTGCTCGCCGGAGGCAAACGCAGTTACCACACTATCATTCCCGGCATATGCCTGCGCGAAGATAAATCCCTGCACTCAACCTTCGGTGTCATGGGCGGATTCATGCAGCCGCAAGGCCATATGCAGGTAATCTCTGCCATGCTTGATGACGATGCGAATCCGCAGGAAGCCTTGAACAGGCTGCGTTTCTGCATTGAACCGGGAGAAGCCGGAGGTAAAGTCTGTATGGAAGAAGGTTTGCCCGCCGAGACAATAGAAAAACTATCCGCCATGGGTCATGAACTTGAAATACGCGGCGGATATAAACGGACTCTTTTTGGGCGAGGACAGATAATTGTGCGTGATCCGGACAAAGGCACACTTTGCGGAGGATGTGACCCCCGATCGGACGGACTCGCCTGCGGACTGTGTTAACAGCCCACAACATACGCAAAGCATACTATGCCACTCTACATTTGATCATATAATCAATTTACCCAATACATTACTCAACGAGCACAATAATATTGTTTCAAAAATCAAAAGCACTAAACCGTTGTAAAACGTAAAAATTATACATTCTGGATTTTTTATTAATTCTATACTATACCCCTTTCATAATCCATTGATCTACACTTTTCACATCCGCTAGCTTAACATCCAACATCGGAGGAAGAATGTTCAAGAAATTCTCGTGCCTCGTTTTAACGTGTATGCTCTGTATGACCTTTACGACCACACCTTCACAGGCAAGCGACAATAACCTGATCATTGCGACTGCCACCACAGGCGGAACATACTATCCTGTCGGTGTTGCCATTGGGACACTGGTCAGTATCAAGCTTGCAAAAGATGACAAGATTACGGCCACAGCAATCAACTCCGCAGGTTCCGGTGAGAACATACAGATGCTCAAGAACAAGGAAGCTGATCTAGCCATCCTGCAGGCTCTTTTCGGCCTTAATGCTTACAAAGGCGAAGGCCCTTACAAAGGCAAAGCATTCAAGGATTTCCGTTCCATCACCATGCTCTGGGAAAACGTTGAACATTTCCCCCTGCTCAATAAATACGTTAAAAAAGGCGACATTTCCGACCTCAAAGGTCTGGACAAAAAATTTTCCATCGGCAAACGCGGCAGTGGCACCGAAGGTTCCGGCCGCACCCTGCTCAAACTCATGGGTGTGGATGTAAATAAAGACCTCGTTCTTGAGTTCCTCGGTTATACTCCCTCCGCACAGGCCATGATGGACGGTCGCATTGCCGGTGCCAACATCCCCGCAGGACCTCCCGCAGCAGCAATTACCCAGCTTTACGCCCAGCTCAGCTCTGACGATGTAACCGTACTCGGATTTACTGACGAGCAACTGGCCGAAATCCAGAAAGCCTACCCCATCTGGAACCGCTATGTAATTCCCGCAGGGACTTACCCTTCCCAGAAGGAAGACATCAAAACCATCGCCCAGCCCAACTTTCTGGCCTGCCGCGCCGATCTTCCTGACGACGTGGTCTACAAGATCACCAAGACCATCTATGAGAACC contains:
- a CDS encoding TAXI family TRAP transporter solute-binding subunit: MFKKFSCLVLTCMLCMTFTTTPSQASDNNLIIATATTGGTYYPVGVAIGTLVSIKLAKDDKITATAINSAGSGENIQMLKNKEADLAILQALFGLNAYKGEGPYKGKAFKDFRSITMLWENVEHFPLLNKYVKKGDISDLKGLDKKFSIGKRGSGTEGSGRTLLKLMGVDVNKDLVLEFLGYTPSAQAMMDGRIAGANIPAGPPAAAITQLYAQLSSDDVTVLGFTDEQLAEIQKAYPIWNRYVIPAGTYPSQKEDIKTIAQPNFLACRADLPDDVVYKITKTIYENLPFLNNIHKATKAMSLERATAGLPAPLHPGAEKFYREVGVIK